A region from the Cydia fagiglandana chromosome 23, ilCydFagi1.1, whole genome shotgun sequence genome encodes:
- the LOC134675922 gene encoding mitogen-activated protein kinase kinase kinase kinase 5: MAHSGGVLSSDISRRNPQDEYELIQRIGSGTYGDVYKAKRLNGNGELAAIKVIKLEPGDDFAIIQQEILMMKDCRHPNIVAYYGSYLRRDKLWISMEYCGGGSLQDIYHVTGPLTELQIAYMCRETLMGLSYLHSMGKMHRDIKGANILLTECGDVKLADFGVSAQITATINKRKSFIGTPYWMAPEVAAVERKGGYNQLCDIWACGITAIELAELQPPMFELHPMRVLFLMSKSGFKPPQLKERERWSQLFHAFLKLALTKNPKKRPTADKLLQHAFFHQDMNKRLAIELLQKYSNPPSVCNSEMDDDGAVSNVPQRIASKHTGRGVGRRVLEQSPGAARARPRSLLTDHVVPTRDLSSGRVRMEEERAARRAGYDDSPIIDLDADEDLGHGAARARLLNFTDEPERADTVKRVSVHHRQPSEDWSVKSLMTCPKHNPLTPEMANDTMPNSEKSLLQYIDEELMLRATLPMTADTAAMSQAAALSVHDQHLSQCIQLKQNFLNNSTTNIYQNLASNYQTPINASRVSIDDPLCRRMGETDIMFADQPGSESIVESPQIRNSNCECGLCPKPEPRDNNTLSDLQRSVASKCSCDACNSNADILSYYRNCSNQNSDSGIVYCDTCKKQKISISNFKALQIANRLQIADKVENGSTSDDDLCRKIDISMTDDTHEHRKRHNRHNSESTVGIDLSQFCQCELESTKRKTSSVDEIFKMAEGDVKQEAPEEDKYSQRQRSLSDSQRDKAKVETKALDTPPVPPRRARARAHAPRAHTPPRPAPNGLPPTPKVHMGACFSKVFNGCPLRINCTASWINPDTRDQHILIGAEEGIYTLNLNELHETAMDQLCPRRTIWLHVIQDVLMSLSGKTPSLYRHELLALIGARGNKSLRVLPPRLLPRRFSLTTRVPDTRGCIRCAVARNPYNGYKYLCGATPHGLFLMQWYDPLHKFMLLKNIECVLPSPLLVFELIITPELEYPLVCVGATRRPLRLCLLNINSGATWFHSDELNICGGSNTVVPRGERLHTLRAVHQIDKDTVLVCHENVVDIIPVLPPALDTRREDEKRKNKLLPRIEFDFNIDSILCLADSVLAFHRHGVQGRSLRHADVTQEITDESRAYRLRGSDKVVVLESHLLQSNTLSGDDGNDLYILAGHEASY, from the exons GCGAAACGTCTCAACGGGAACGGGGAGCTTGCCGCCATCAAGGTGATCAAGTTGGAGCCGGGCGATGACTTCGCCATCATCCAGCAGGAGATTCTGATGATGAAGGACTGCAGACACCCTAACATCGTCGCCTACTACGGCTCCTACCTCAGGAGAGACAAGCTGTGGATCTCTATGGAGTACTGTGGCGGAGGGAGCTTGCAG GACATCTACCACGTGACGGGCCCGCTGACCGAGCTGCAGATAGCCTACATGTGCCGAGAGACGTTAATGGGGCTCTCCTATTTGCACAGCATGGGCAAGATGCATCG GGATATAAAAGGCGCAAACATCTTGCTAACGGAGTGCGGGGATGTGAAGCTGGCGGATTTCGGTGTCTCAGCTCAGATCACAGCCACCATCAACAAACGAAAGTCCTTCATCGGGACGCCATATTGGATGGCGCCGGAG GTGGCAGCAGTGGAAAGAAAGGGCGGCTACAACCAGCTCTGTGACATCTGGGCGTGCGGCATCACCGCCATAGAGCTGGCAGAGCTGCAGCCTCCCATGTTCGAGCTCCATCCCATGAGGGTGCTCTTCCTCATGTCCAAGTCTGGCTTCAAGCCGCCGCAGCTGAAGGAACGGGAGCGCTGGTCGCAACTGTTCCATGCTTTCCTTAAGTTGGCGCTTACTAAGAACCCGAAGAAGAGGCCCACAGCTGACAAGTTACTTcag CACGCGTTCTTCCATCAAGACATGAACAAGCGTCTCGCAATAGAGTTGTTGCAGAAGTACTCCAACCCGCCCAGCGTGTGTAACTCGGAAATGGATGATGATGGG GCCGTTTCAAACGTGCCACAGCGTATAGCCTCGAAGCACACGGGTCGCGGCGTGGGGCGGCGCGTGCTGGAGCAGTCgcccggcgcggcgcgggcACGCCCGAGGTCTCTACTGACGGACCACGTGGTGCCCACCAGGGATCTCTCCAGTGGACGT GTCCGTATGGAAGAAGAGAGAGCTGCACGTAGGGCAGGCTACGATGACTCTCCCATCATAGATCTAGACGCGGATGAAGACCTAGGTCACGGGGCGGCTAGGGCCCGCCTGCTCAACTTTACCGACGAGCCGGAGCGAGCTGACACTGTCAAACGAG TTTCAGTGCACCACAGACAACCAAGCGAAGATTGGAGCGTGAAATCTCTCATGACCTGCCCTAAACACAACCCGCTAACTCCAGAAATGGCCAACGACACTATGCCCAACAGCGAAAA GAGCCTCTTGCAATATATAGACGAAGAATTAATGCTCAG GGCAACATTACCGATGACAGCGGACACCGCGGCCATGTCGCAAGCGGCCGCCCTGTCCGTACACGATCAACATCTATCACAATGCATCCAGCTAAAACAAAACTTCTTAAATAACTCTACTACTAATATATACCAGAATCTAGCTTCCAACTACCAAACTCCTATAAACGCCTCTAGAGTATCCATAGACGATCCACTATGTAGACGAATGGGAGAAACTGATATAATGTTCGCAGACCAACCCGGTAGCGAATCCATAGTGGAATCACCACAGATAAGAAACTCTAACTGCGAATGTGGTTTATGCCCTAAACCGGAACCTAGAGACAATAACACTTTGAGCGACTTACAGAGATCTGTCGCGTCTAAATGTTCTTGCGACGCTTGCAACTCCAACGCAGACATATTAAGTTACTACAGAAATTGCTCGAATCAAAATTCTGATTCTGGTATAGTTTACTGTGATACTTGTAAGAAGCAAAAGATATCTATATCTAACTTTAAAGCGCTACAGATAGCTAATAGACTCCAAATAGCGGATAAAGTCGAAAACGGGTCGACATCTGACGACGACTTATGTCGAAAAATCGATATAAGTATGACAGACGACACCCACGAACATAGGAAGCGACATAATAGACACAATTCTGAATCTACAGTCGGTATAGATCTAAGTCAGTTCTGTCAGTGTGAGTTGGAGAGTACGAAGAGAAAGACGTCATCTGTGGACGAGATATTTAAGATGGCGGAAGGGGATGTGAAACAGGAGGCGCCGGAGGAGGATAAATATAGTCAGAGGCAGAGGAGTCTGTCGGACAGCCAGAGAGATAAAGCCAAGGTCGAGACCAAAG CTCTGGACACGCCCCCGGTGCCCCCGCGGCGCGCTCGCGCTCGTGCGCATGCGCCGCGCGCGCACACCCCCCCCCGCCCCGCGCCCAACGGCCTCCCGCCCACGCCCAAGGTGCACATGGGCGCCTGCTTCTCCAAG GTGTTCAACGGTTGTCCGCTGAGGATAAACTGCACTGCGTCGTGGATCAACCCGGACACCAGAGACCAACACATACTCATTG GTGCGGAGGAGGGCATATACACGCTGAACTTGAACGAACTCCACGAGACCGCGATGGACCAGCTGTGTCCACGGCGGACGATATGGCTGCATGTCATACAGGACGTCTTAATGTCGCTATCAG GCAAAACGCCATCTTTATATCGGCACGAGTTGCTAGCACTCATTGGTGCGCGGGGGAACAAGTCATTACGAGTATTACCGCCGCGTCTTCTACCACGGCGGTTCTCTCTCACCACAAGGGTGCCAGACACTAGAG GGTGTATCCGTTGCGCGGTGGCCCGTAACCCGTACAACGGCTACAAGTACCTGTGCGGCGCCACTCCCCACGGCCTCTTCCTGATGCAGTGGTATGATCCGTTGCACAAGTTCATGCTGCTCAAG AACATAGAGTGCGTGCTGCCGAGCCCGCTGCTGGTGTTCGAGCTGATCATCACGCCGGAGCTGGAGTACCCGCTGGTGTGCGTGGGCGCCACCCGCCGCCCGCTGCGGCTCTGCTTGCTCAACATTAACTCTG GTGCAACCTGGTTCCATTCGGACGAGCTGAATATCTGCGGCGGCAGCAACACGGTGGTGCCGCGCGGCGAACGCTTGCACACGCTGCGGGCCGTGCACCAGATAGACAAGGACACG GTGTTGGTGTGTCACGAGAATGTGGTCGATATTATCCCCGTGCTGCCGCCTGCGCTCGATACGCGACGGGAGGATGAGAAACGGAAGAACAAACTGCTGCCGAGGATAGAGTTCGACTTCAATATTGACAGCATAT